The Desulfatiglans anilini DSM 4660 sequence TGGCCTACCACATCCTGCACATCATTGAACACAAGCTGCGCCTGTGTGGCGACCATCGTTCATGGCTCACTGTCCGAGATATCCTCTCGACCCACCAACGCCTGACCATCGAGTTCAATGTCAAAGAACAGGATACGGTCCAGCGCAAGCATCTGCGCCTCTGTAGCAGCGCTGAACCCGAACATCAGGAAATCTATCAGCACCTCGGGCTAAAGGAGGTCCCCATGCCGAAAAAAATCGCGACCGTAAAATGAGTAGTGACCATAAAATCGACTAACATACTGAAATATCAGCTTTCGGTAAAAAAAATGGCAAACTTGGGATAGGCATTCTGCCTTACGTGCTCTGGGGAGGGCCCTTCACCTTGACCGATGCCTGGTTCGAGAGCGTCTCCGGATTTACGACGACAGGTTCCACCATCCTTGAAGATATCGAATCCCTGCCCGGCGGTCTGCTCTTCTGGCGCGCCACCACCCATTGGATCGGCGGCATAGGCATCATCGTGTTCACGCTTTCGGTCATTCCTTCCATAGGCCGGGCAGGCATGGTCCTCTACCGGAGCGAAATGTCCAGCCTGGCAGCTGAGTCCTTCCGCTACAGGACGAAAAAGACGCTGCAGATCATCGTCATGACCTATGTCAGTCTCACACTTGCCGAAACCGTCGCACTTTGTTTTTGTGGTCTGACCCTCTTCGATGCCGTGACCCACGCGTTTGCAACCATTGCGACAGGCGGTTTTTCAACCAAGAATCTCAGCGTCGCTGCATTTCAAAATCCAGCGGCGGAGGCAGTGATCCTGCTCTTCATGCTCCTATCCGGGCTTCACTTCGGGCTTCTCTTCGCCGCCTTAAAGGGGCAGCCCTGTGAACTCTGGAGGTCGCCTGTCGCGCGGTACTACCTATCAGCCATGGTCATTGGGGTCGCCCTCGTCACATCGGTGGTGCACGGCACCGTTTTCCCGGGCTGGGGGGAATCACTACGCCATGGGGCCTTTCAATTGATTTCTCTTGGGACCTCCACCGGCTTTGCCACTGCGGACTCCGCCAACTGGCCGGGCTTCGCCCAATTGATCATGGTCTTTTTCACCCTGCAGTGCGCCTGTGCCGGCTCGACTTCCGGAGGAATCAAGACCGACCGCATCCTCATCTTCTGGAAAGGGATCCTCAAGCGCGTAAAACTGACACGTCATCCCCATGCAGTCATCACGACAAAAATAGGCGGAACCACCATAGAAGATGACGTCCTGGAATCCGTCCTCCTCTATATCGGCCTTTACCTGGCGATCGTTTTCCTGTCCACCCTGCTCCTTTCGGCCATGGGTGTAGACGTGCTCTCTGCCTTCTCCGGATCAGCCGCAGCTATGGGTAATGTAGGGCCAGGTTTTGGGACGGTCAGCTCTTTAGGAAATTTTGCCGGCATGCCCCAGGCGGGCAAATGGGTCCTCAGCTTCGCCATGCTGATGGGGCGTCTGGAGATCTTCGGGGTGATCCTTTTTGTCAGCGCATGGTCTAAACGATGAATCCTTCTCCCCCCTTGAACTAATCAAAATCCCATCAGTCTTTCCGAGACCGTGATTTTCAGAGAATGACCTCCTCCCGCCGGAACGTATCGACCTCCTCCCTGCTGCAGACTTCCCCCAGCAGGATCTCGTCGGTGTGCTGCCCCGGACCTGGGTCGGCGCGCGTACAGTACGCTTGCATGGAGCCCGAAAAACAAAAAAAGGGGCTACGGCTTGTGACCGTAACCCCTTGATTTTCCTGGTAGCGGGGGCCGGATTCGAACCAGCGACCTTCGGGTTATGAGCCCGACGAGCTACCTGACTGCTCCACCCCGCGGCAATCCTTAATTTATAACATCACTAATCCTTCCAGTCAAACAAAAAATCCAAAAGGCCCTTGCCGGCGGATTTGGTCGTGCGATGGGGCGCCTTCACGCCCCCGGCAGAAAAATAGAGAAGGTGGTACCCTGACCGGAATGGCTGAACACCGAAATGTCTCCACCATGGGCCTCCACCAGTTTGAAGCAGATGGACAGCCCCAGCCCCAGGCCCTTGTGCCTGGTGGTGTAGAAAGGTTCGAAGATCCTCTCGAGGTCACCTTCCGGAATCCCACGCCCCGTGTCGCTGATCTCTATCCGTGCTCCTCGTCTCTCACGCCG is a genomic window containing:
- a CDS encoding TrkH family potassium uptake protein — encoded protein: MLWGGPFTLTDAWFESVSGFTTTGSTILEDIESLPGGLLFWRATTHWIGGIGIIVFTLSVIPSIGRAGMVLYRSEMSSLAAESFRYRTKKTLQIIVMTYVSLTLAETVALCFCGLTLFDAVTHAFATIATGGFSTKNLSVAAFQNPAAEAVILLFMLLSGLHFGLLFAALKGQPCELWRSPVARYYLSAMVIGVALVTSVVHGTVFPGWGESLRHGAFQLISLGTSTGFATADSANWPGFAQLIMVFFTLQCACAGSTSGGIKTDRILIFWKGILKRVKLTRHPHAVITTKIGGTTIEDDVLESVLLYIGLYLAIVFLSTLLLSAMGVDVLSAFSGSAAAMGNVGPGFGTVSSLGNFAGMPQAGKWVLSFAMLMGRLEIFGVILFVSAWSKR